From a region of the Neisseria subflava genome:
- a CDS encoding valine--pyruvate transaminase — MQFSAFGEKFTQHSGILQLMDDLGDALKSDKPVNMLGGGNPAKIAEVNAVFADVFSKLAAEHAVENIGNYSNPQGDAALIAALTEFLNREYGWNLTADNIALTNGSQNAFFYLFNLFGGKFNLSDGQTAEKAILLPLAPEYIGYADVHVEGQHFISVKPKIENVEHEGEAGFFKYRVDFDALESLPELKEGKIGAICCSRPTNPTGNVLTDGEMARLDALAQEHGIPLIIDNAYGMPFPNIIYSDVTLNWHEHIILCFSLSKIGLPGVRTGIIVAAPEVVKAVSSLNAIVNLSPTRFGAAIAAPLLNDGRLKQLADQVIQPFYRQQAQTAVSLLKRELGAYPLKIHKPEGAIFLWLWFENLPVSSQTLYEMLKAEGTLIIPGEHFFVGIDRQDYPHVHECIRMSIAQDAETLEKGIAAIGRVVRGLYDKK, encoded by the coding sequence ATGCAATTTTCAGCATTCGGCGAAAAATTCACGCAACACAGCGGCATTTTGCAGTTGATGGACGATTTGGGCGACGCGCTCAAAAGTGACAAGCCCGTCAATATGCTTGGCGGCGGCAATCCGGCGAAGATTGCTGAAGTCAATGCGGTGTTCGCCGATGTGTTTTCCAAGTTGGCGGCGGAACACGCTGTTGAGAATATCGGCAATTATTCCAATCCGCAGGGTGATGCGGCGCTGATTGCGGCTTTGACGGAGTTTCTCAACCGTGAATACGGCTGGAATCTGACGGCGGACAATATCGCGCTGACCAATGGTTCGCAAAACGCGTTTTTCTATTTGTTTAACCTGTTCGGCGGCAAATTCAATCTTTCAGACGGCCAAACGGCTGAGAAAGCCATTTTGTTGCCGCTTGCGCCTGAATATATCGGTTATGCTGACGTGCATGTCGAGGGGCAGCATTTTATTTCGGTAAAACCGAAAATCGAAAATGTCGAACACGAAGGCGAAGCGGGCTTCTTCAAATACCGCGTGGACTTTGACGCGCTGGAGAGCCTGCCTGAATTGAAAGAGGGCAAAATCGGTGCGATTTGCTGTTCGCGCCCGACCAACCCGACCGGCAATGTGTTGACCGACGGTGAGATGGCGCGTTTGGACGCTTTGGCGCAGGAACACGGGATTCCGCTGATTATCGACAACGCTTACGGAATGCCGTTCCCGAATATTATTTACAGCGATGTGACGCTCAACTGGCACGAACACATCATCCTCTGCTTCAGCCTTTCTAAAATCGGCCTGCCCGGCGTGCGCACCGGCATTATTGTCGCTGCGCCGGAAGTGGTCAAAGCCGTCAGCAGTTTGAATGCGATTGTGAATTTGTCGCCAACCCGTTTCGGCGCGGCGATTGCGGCTCCGCTGTTAAACGACGGCCGTCTGAAACAGCTGGCCGACCAAGTGATTCAGCCATTTTACCGTCAGCAGGCGCAAACGGCGGTCTCCCTGCTCAAACGCGAATTGGGCGCGTATCCGTTGAAAATCCACAAGCCTGAAGGTGCGATTTTCTTGTGGCTTTGGTTTGAAAACCTGCCTGTTTCATCGCAAACCTTGTACGAAATGCTCAAAGCCGAAGGCACGCTGATTATTCCGGGCGAGCATTTCTTTGTCGGCATTGATAGGCAAGACTATCCGCACGTGCACGAGTGCATCCGTATGAGTATTGCGCAAGACGCGGAAACGCTGGAAAAAGGCATTGCCGCGATCGGTCGCGTGGTGCGCGGTTTGTACGATAAAAAATAA